The following are encoded together in the Cynocephalus volans isolate mCynVol1 chromosome 4, mCynVol1.pri, whole genome shotgun sequence genome:
- the TMEM218 gene encoding transmembrane protein 218 isoform X1, giving the protein MAISILTHDHQPGEPRRVAGGQQPELRGHQITGQWPTQGTGHCCSPRRMAGTVLGVGAGVFVFALLWVLVLLLCVLLSRASGIARFSVVFVFLAAVIITSVLLLFPRASESPAPEVEIKIVDAFFIGRYVLLAFLSAVFLGGLFLVLIHHVLEPVYAKPLRSC; this is encoded by the exons AACCTAGGCGTGTGGCAGGAGGGCAGCAACCGGAGCTCAGAGGACACCAGATCACAGGGCAGTGGCCAACTCAAGGCACGGGCCACTGCTGCTCCCCCCGCAGGATGGCTGGCACTGTGCTTGGAGTGGGTGCTGGCGTGTTCGTCTTTGCCCTGCTCTGGGTGTTGGTGCTGCTGCTGTGTGTGCTCCTGTCCAGAGCCTCCGGGATAGCCAG GTTCTCTGTTGTTTTTGTATTCCTCGCTGCTGTGATCATCACATCAGTTCTGTTGCTTTTCCCCCGAGCCAGTGAATCTCCAGCCCCAGAGGTTGAAATTAAG ATTGTGGATGCCTTTTTCATTGGCCGCTATGTCCTGCTGGCCTTCCTCAGCGCTGTCTTCCTTGGAGGCCTTTTCTTGGTCCTAATTCATCATGTTCTGGAACCTGTCTATGCCAAACCACTGCGGTCCTGCTGA
- the TMEM218 gene encoding transmembrane protein 218 isoform X2, with the protein MAGTVLGVGAGVFVFALLWVLVLLLCVLLSRASGIARFSVVFVFLAAVIITSVLLLFPRASESPAPEVEIKIVDAFFIGRYVLLAFLSAVFLGGLFLVLIHHVLEPVYAKPLRSC; encoded by the exons ATGGCTGGCACTGTGCTTGGAGTGGGTGCTGGCGTGTTCGTCTTTGCCCTGCTCTGGGTGTTGGTGCTGCTGCTGTGTGTGCTCCTGTCCAGAGCCTCCGGGATAGCCAG GTTCTCTGTTGTTTTTGTATTCCTCGCTGCTGTGATCATCACATCAGTTCTGTTGCTTTTCCCCCGAGCCAGTGAATCTCCAGCCCCAGAGGTTGAAATTAAG ATTGTGGATGCCTTTTTCATTGGCCGCTATGTCCTGCTGGCCTTCCTCAGCGCTGTCTTCCTTGGAGGCCTTTTCTTGGTCCTAATTCATCATGTTCTGGAACCTGTCTATGCCAAACCACTGCGGTCCTGCTGA